DNA from Lentibacillus amyloliquefaciens:
TTCTGATTCCATTAACGAAAGGAGAATGAATTGCAAGCAACTTTAAAAGTTAACCAAAATACAAACGAACCCCCATAAGAATTAATAAAATGGAAAGCATTTGGTTGATAACTTTACCAGAGATTTTCTTGGATAGACTTACACCTAAGTAAGCACCTGCTATAATACCCAACCCTCCCCATAACACTGTCAGCCAATCCACATGATCATAGAGGATTTGAAATAAGACCCCCGTTGACGTATAAAGACATAATGAAAAAATCGATGTGGCTGTTGCGATATGTGTCGGAAAACGAAATATATAAATTAAAATGGGTACAAGCAGCCATCCTCCGCCAATTCCTAAGTAGCTTGAAAGTATCCCCAGAAAAACCCCGATTGGCAGAAACCATTTATGACTTAAAATGGAATTGACATCATTCTGTTCATGTTCAGCAGCAATTTCACTGTTGTTGTCGGATGTGAAATTCTTTATAAACAAAAATATTCCTAACGATACAAGGGCAGTTGCAAAAATCCAAAAGAAGGCCGCGGATTCGGATGATTGAAATTTTAATAGCAACACACCAATGATGGAACCGGGAATAGCCCCCGTTCCGACTTGTATGCCTGCTTTATAATTTATTCTGTTTTGTTTGGCATACCCTGTCACACCTGATAAAGCATTAATCAATACAATGACTAATCCTGATCCTGCAGCCATTGCAGGTTCCATGTTAAAAAATAATAAAAGGGCGGGGACAAATATAAAACCGCCGCCCGCTCCAACAACTGTTCCATAAGATCCTGCCAGAATACCTGTTATAAGCAGAGCCACTGATGTCGTTATAGTCATTTATCTCTCTCCACATTTTGTTATTGTTATTTTACTTTAACAAAACAACTCCGAATGCGCATATTTCAATAAAATCATAGGCTATAACGAATAGGAATAGCTAATGGCGGATAAAGTTAACAAATGAAGCCACGTTATTTTTGTTGAATTTCTCATTTTTACGAATTAACCACAAATTGCGTTTTAAGTTTGTGTTGCGTATCGAAACCTCTTTAAGCAATCCTTGTTTAAGTTCCTGAGCCACAGTTAATCGGGAAACAATACTTACGCCAAGTCCTGCCTCAACAGCACTTTTAATGGCTTGTGTTGTCCCCAGCACCATGTAATTGTTAATTTTATCCAATACATTATGGTCCTTCAGAGTTTTTTCGATAATTAATCTGGTACCGGAAGTCGTTTCCCGCCAGAGCATTCTTTCCTGCGTTATTTCTTCAATGGCAATTTCCTCGCGGTTATTCCAGGGGTGGTCGGGTGGATGAATTAAAACTAGTTCGTCATCTGCAAAACTTTCTGCTAATAGGTTATCATTCTGAACAACACCCTCAACTAATGCAAGGTCCAATACATCATTTGCTAATTCATCTAATATTTTGGGGGTGTTATTAATAATTAATGATAATTGAAGTCCGGGATGTTTCTTTTTAAATTTTCCCATTAGGCTTGGCAGCAAGTATTCTCCAATCGTGTAACTAGCTCCTACTGTAAGTCTAGTATTGGCATCGTCCAGTTTTTCTTGAATAGATTCCTGCGATCGGTTGTATTCATTAACAATGGATCTTGCGTAAGGATAAAGAATTTCCCCGTTTGCAGTAAGTGACAATCTGCCATCTTTTCGCTCAAATAACAGCGTGCCGTATGTGTTTTCCAAATGCTGAATTTGCTTCGTAACAGCCGGCTGTGAGACAAACGATAAATTTGCTGCTTGGCTGACACTGCCCATATCCACTACTAAGCAAAACATTTTAAAGGTATCTATGTTCAAGTGGAGTCCCCCTTATTTCTGTACACTTCATTCATTAGCTTATCATATGGAAAAAGAATGGCTAAATAACAGGTTTCCGAGGAACAGATGGCCAGTTGATTATCGATTCATTTTAACCACCCCAAGTCAGATGAAAGGTTATGAAAGCATATTTTTCATTATACACCACGTAATTTTGGAGATATCAGCTCACTGAAGTTTACTGACGCTCACTGAGCTTCACTGAGTTCACTCAATTCATGAAATCGGATTTGTCAGTTCTCATAAGGTTTTGTAGTCTGTCATTAGTTCATGCGCATGGATATTACAATGAAAAAAGGAGTCATATTAAATGCCGCAAAAATCTGCTAAAAAGGGACAAAACCAACGTCGAATCATTGATACAGATATTCATGAACGGGTGACTTATTCGGAGCTTATCCCTTACTTAGATAATCCATGGAAGCGATATATAGAAGATAACCACTGGATGCAGGAAAAACATATGCCGTATACGCAGCCAACTGTGGCCGGTGTCGACCGGGCAGATGCTGTCACGCCGGACGGGGAGCTGCAGGAACTGATTTAGGGTTTATGCAAGAACAATTGCTTGATGCAGAGGGGCATGAATACGGTATTTTAACCGGCGCTTTGGACCCATCTCCGTCGTCAATGCACGGCTGGTATGAAATGGCGACTGCTCTGGCAAGTGCGTATAATGATTGGCAAATCGAAAATTGGCTGGATAAGGATGACCGTTTATATGGTTCCGTGCATATTGCGGCACAGGATCCGGAACAAGCGGTTCGTGAGATTGAACGGGTCGGCCCGCATCCTAAAATGGTGCAAATATTGCTGCCGATTGATACGCGTTCTTGGGGAGATCCGTATTATCATCCGATTTATGAAGCAGCGGAGCGTCACAATTTATCAATCGGTATGCATCATAATGAGCCGCCTACCCATTTCGGAGGCTGGCCGCGTTATTTCATCGAGTGGCATACCATGGTGCCGACAGCGCACATGATTGAAGTTTCCAATATGGTGTTCAACGGTGTATTTGATAAATTTCCGGGCTTGCATCTTGTCATGATCGAGGGCGGGTTCACACATGTTCCGCATTTGATGAAGAAGATGGATCAGCAGTATAAAGAGCTTCGTCATGAGATTCCTTGGGTAAAACGAATGCCAAGTGAAATTATGCGGGAACACGTGCGTTTCACCACACAACCTGTTGAGGAATTAACCCAGAAGGAATTTATGCAGTATGTGGATCAAATGGGGTCGGAGGATATGATCTGCTTTGCAACGGATTATCCGCATTGGGATTATGATTCACCACTTCAGGCACTGCCTGCACTTGACGAGGCGTTGGAGGAAAAAATTTATTCGGAAAATGCGCGGGCATCCTATCCTAAATTGCCGCAATTGATTGGAGTGTGAAACGATGAGGAAAGTTGTATGTGAAAAGGAAGATATTTTGCCCGGCAAGATGAAAAGCGATTCATTGGGAATGATTCCAATTGTTGTTTGTCGCACAAAAGATGGTGAATTTTACGCATATGCGAATAGATGCCTGCACCAGGGCGCGCCGCTCTCAGAAGGCGTCTTATGTGGTGATACTAAACGAACAGATATTCACGGAAACTATGAATATATTAAAGATGGCGAAATCCTCCGTTGTCCGTGGCATGGTTTGGAATATGACATTAAAAATGACGGTTGCATGCTGGCTGAACCACAAAAAAAATTACGCAGTTTCGACGTCATGATTGAGGATGACCATGTGGTTGTCTATAAATGAATCTGAATCTGCCAGAGGATGCTTGAGGTGAAAGTATGAAAAAAATGTTTATTAACGGCGAATGGGTTGAAGCCACTTCCGGCGACACACGAGAGATTATAAATCCTTACAATCAAGCGGTCATTGCCACGGTCTCGGAAGGCGATAAGCAGGATGCGAAAAACGCGATTGCGGCTGCCCGTGAGGCTTTTGACAATAAGGAATGGGCTGCGATTCCCGCTGCTGAACGCGGTAAGGTTGTTCATGAAATTGCCCGTTTAATCGAACGTGACCGGGAAGAATTGGCTGAGCTTGAATCACTCGATACCGGTAAAACCGTTGAAGAAAGCCGCGGAGACATGGACGATATCGCCGGTGTTTTCCGTTATTTTGCTGAAATGGCTGACAAAGACGGTGGCGAAATCATTGAATCGCCTATTCCGAATTCAACCAGCAGAGTGGTCCATGAGCCGGTCGGGGTCTGCGGTCAGATTACGCCATGGAATTACCCATTGCTGCAGGCGTCATGGAAATTGGCACCGGCACTGGCAGCAGGCAACACACTTGTCATGAAGCCAAGTGAAATTACGCCGCTTACGTCTATAAAAGTTTTTGAATTAATGGAAGAAGCCGGCGTCCCGGCCGGGGTTGTCAATCTGGTGCTCGGTCCCGGCAATTCCGTTGGTGCGGAACTTTCAGTTAATGATGATGTCGATCTGATTTCATTCACAGGCGGCATTGAAACAGGCAAGCGGATTATGCAGGCAGCCAGTTCCAATGTGAAAAATTTGGCGCTTGAACTGGGCGGTAAAAATCCGAATATCGTTTTTGCCGATGCTGATTTCGAAACAGCTGTCGACCAGGCGATGAACGCGGTGTTTTTCCATGCCGGGCAAATTTGTTCAGCGGGCACCCGTCTGCTTGTGGAAGAAAGCATTCACGATGATTTTGTCGAGGCCCTAGTCAATCGTGTGAAAACAATAAAGCTCGGCAGCGGTTTTGATGAATCAACTCAAATGGGACCGCTCATTTCAGGCGACCATTTAAATAAAGTGATCAATTATGTTGAAAACGGCAAGCAGGAAGGCGCAACGGTTGCTGTCGGCGGCAGGCGTCCGGAAGATCCGGAACTGCAAAATGGCTTTTTCTACCTGCCGACAGTGTTGACTGACTGTACGACTGACATGGGCGTTGTGCAGGACGAAGGCTTTGGTCCGGTGATTACCGTGGAAAAATTCACGACTGAAGAAGAAGCGGTTCGTCTTGCCAACGACTCCATTTATGGGCTTTCCGGCGGTGTCTTTACAAATGATATTGCCAAGGCTGAGCGCTGTGTAGCGAAAATGCGGATGGGAACCGTCTGGATCAACGACGTAAACCTATACTTCCCGCAGGCACCATGGGGCGGCTATAAGCAATCCGGCATCGGCCGTGAGCTCGGCAAAACTGGCCTGGAAGAATATCAGGAAACCAAGCATATTTTCCGAAATCTGAAGCCTGAACCGGTGAATTGGTTTTAAGTTTCTTTGGCAAACAAGCGTAAGTGATATGAAGAATGAACATGAGGGTGATAGTAATGCAACATACAGAAGGATCTGAATACGACTCTTATATTTATGCCTGCTCAAGTTCAGAGCTTGATGAAGATGATCTCATCGAATGTG
Protein-coding regions in this window:
- a CDS encoding sulfite exporter TauE/SafE family protein, translated to MTITTSVALLITGILAGSYGTVVGAGGGFIFVPALLLFFNMEPAMAAGSGLVIVLINALSGVTGYAKQNRINYKAGIQVGTGAIPGSIIGVLLLKFQSSESAAFFWIFATALVSLGIFLFIKNFTSDNNSEIAAEHEQNDVNSILSHKWFLPIGVFLGILSSYLGIGGGWLLVPILIYIFRFPTHIATATSIFSLCLYTSTGVLFQILYDHVDWLTVLWGGLGIIAGAYLGVSLSKKISGKVINQMLSILLILMGVRLYFG
- a CDS encoding LysR family transcriptional regulator; the protein is MFCLVVDMGSVSQAANLSFVSQPAVTKQIQHLENTYGTLLFERKDGRLSLTANGEILYPYARSIVNEYNRSQESIQEKLDDANTRLTVGASYTIGEYLLPSLMGKFKKKHPGLQLSLIINNTPKILDELANDVLDLALVEGVVQNDNLLAESFADDELVLIHPPDHPWNNREEIAIEEITQERMLWRETTSGTRLIIEKTLKDHNVLDKINNYMVLGTTQAIKSAVEAGLGVSIVSRLTVAQELKQGLLKEVSIRNTNLKRNLWLIRKNEKFNKNNVASFVNFIRH
- a CDS encoding amidohydrolase family protein; its protein translation is MQEQLLDAEGHEYGILTGALDPSPSSMHGWYEMATALASAYNDWQIENWLDKDDRLYGSVHIAAQDPEQAVREIERVGPHPKMVQILLPIDTRSWGDPYYHPIYEAAERHNLSIGMHHNEPPTHFGGWPRYFIEWHTMVPTAHMIEVSNMVFNGVFDKFPGLHLVMIEGGFTHVPHLMKKMDQQYKELRHEIPWVKRMPSEIMREHVRFTTQPVEELTQKEFMQYVDQMGSEDMICFATDYPHWDYDSPLQALPALDEALEEKIYSENARASYPKLPQLIGV
- a CDS encoding Rieske (2Fe-2S) protein, with protein sequence MRKVVCEKEDILPGKMKSDSLGMIPIVVCRTKDGEFYAYANRCLHQGAPLSEGVLCGDTKRTDIHGNYEYIKDGEILRCPWHGLEYDIKNDGCMLAEPQKKLRSFDVMIEDDHVVVYK
- the betB gene encoding betaine-aldehyde dehydrogenase, yielding MKKMFINGEWVEATSGDTREIINPYNQAVIATVSEGDKQDAKNAIAAAREAFDNKEWAAIPAAERGKVVHEIARLIERDREELAELESLDTGKTVEESRGDMDDIAGVFRYFAEMADKDGGEIIESPIPNSTSRVVHEPVGVCGQITPWNYPLLQASWKLAPALAAGNTLVMKPSEITPLTSIKVFELMEEAGVPAGVVNLVLGPGNSVGAELSVNDDVDLISFTGGIETGKRIMQAASSNVKNLALELGGKNPNIVFADADFETAVDQAMNAVFFHAGQICSAGTRLLVEESIHDDFVEALVNRVKTIKLGSGFDESTQMGPLISGDHLNKVINYVENGKQEGATVAVGGRRPEDPELQNGFFYLPTVLTDCTTDMGVVQDEGFGPVITVEKFTTEEEAVRLANDSIYGLSGGVFTNDIAKAERCVAKMRMGTVWINDVNLYFPQAPWGGYKQSGIGRELGKTGLEEYQETKHIFRNLKPEPVNWF